A stretch of Elusimicrobiota bacterium DNA encodes these proteins:
- a CDS encoding threonine synthase, whose protein sequence is MGIIDRYREHLPVTGKTPVISLNEGGTPLVAVDRLGQKLNLPKESLYCKVEGANPTGSFKDRGMTLAISKAVEEGAKAVVCASTGNTAASAAAYAARAGLPCFVFLPKGHVAAGKLSQAVIHGAKVIEVKGNFDQCLKLVREAAVRFNLTIVNSTNPYRLEGQKTAAFEICSALGRAPDYQFMPVGNAGNITAYWRGYKEYLRNQQLPRMMGFQAKGAAPIVLGKPVKNPATVATAIRIGHPASWKGALAARDESGGAIDTVTDKEILEAYRLLAQTEGVFCEPSSAAGVAGLIKYAKNRRLKIESGMKIVCILTGHGLKDPDSPFRFKSKSMTVKPDMKSVEAALKRILR, encoded by the coding sequence ATGGGCATTATTGATCGTTATCGGGAGCACCTTCCAGTCACCGGGAAAACTCCGGTTATCTCCTTAAACGAAGGCGGCACTCCCCTGGTTGCCGTCGATCGGCTGGGGCAAAAATTAAATTTGCCCAAAGAGAGCCTCTACTGCAAGGTTGAAGGGGCGAATCCTACCGGTTCCTTTAAGGATCGGGGCATGACGTTGGCGATTTCAAAGGCTGTTGAGGAAGGGGCCAAAGCGGTTGTCTGCGCCTCAACCGGAAATACCGCGGCTTCGGCCGCCGCTTATGCGGCGCGCGCCGGATTGCCCTGTTTTGTTTTTTTGCCCAAGGGGCATGTGGCCGCGGGCAAGCTATCCCAAGCGGTCATCCACGGGGCCAAAGTGATCGAGGTTAAGGGTAATTTCGATCAATGTTTAAAATTAGTTCGCGAGGCTGCGGTTCGATTCAATCTTACGATCGTCAACTCAACCAATCCTTATCGCTTGGAAGGCCAAAAAACCGCGGCTTTTGAGATTTGCTCGGCATTGGGTCGCGCCCCGGATTATCAATTCATGCCCGTCGGCAATGCCGGCAATATCACGGCTTATTGGCGGGGGTATAAAGAATATTTGCGCAATCAACAATTGCCCAGGATGATGGGATTTCAGGCCAAGGGCGCGGCGCCTATTGTCCTGGGCAAGCCCGTTAAGAACCCGGCAACAGTGGCGACGGCCATTAGAATCGGCCATCCGGCATCATGGAAAGGCGCGCTGGCGGCCCGGGATGAGTCCGGCGGCGCCATCGACACGGTGACGGACAAGGAAATATTGGAGGCGTACCGGTTGCTGGCTCAAACCGAGGGCGTTTTTTGCGAGCCGTCTTCGGCGGCCGGGGTCGCCGGGTTGATTAAATACGCTAAAAATCGCCGTCTAAAAATCGAATCCGGAATGAAAATCGTCTGCATTTTAACCGGCCACGGTTTGAAAGACCCGGACAGCCCGTTTCGCTTTAAGAGCAAATCGATGACGGTCAAGCCGGACATGAAATCCGTGGAGGCCGCGCTTAAGCGTATCCTGCGATGA